The sequence CGTTCGTCGTCAGCACGCCCTCGGCCACCATGCCGTGCATGCCGGCGATGATGTCGTCGAGCTTGCGCCCCTTGCCGAGCTCGACTCCCACCGTGCGATTGCGCGAGAGCCCGCCGGTGCAGGTCAGGACAAGGTCGCCCATGCCGGCCAGGCCGGCCATGGTCGCGGGCTTGGCGCCGCAGGCGACCGCCAGCCGCGTGATCTCCGCCAGCCCGCGCGTGATGAGCGCGGCGATGGTGTTGTGCCCCAGGCCCAGTCCGTCGCATACGCCCGCGGCGATGGCGATCACGTTCTTCAGGGCGCCGCCCAGCTCCACCCCCACCATGTCGTCGTTGGTGTAGACGCGGAACACCGGGTCGGAGAACTCGCGCTGCACCAGCGCAGCTAGTTCCTTGTCTCGGGAGGCCACCGAGATCGCCGTCGGGTCGCCCTTGGCGACTTCCTTGGCGAACGACGGCCCGCTGAGCGCGGCGATGCGCGGCGTGAAGCGCGCGCCCTTCGCCTGCAGCACGTCGCTGATGACCTCGGTCATGCGGAGCAGGGAATCGTTCTCCACGCCCTTGGTCGCCGAGACGAAGCACATCTGCGGCCAGCAGAACTTCGCCATCTGCTCGAACACGCGCCGCGTGTGATGCGAGGGCATCACGCTCACCACGATCTCCGCCTGCGTCAGCGCCTCTTCCAGCGACGAAGTCGCCTGCACGCTGGCGGGAAGCTTCGGTCCGGGCAGGAATACGGTGTTCTCGTGCTTCTGGTTGATCCCGTCGACGACTTCCTTCTCGTACGCCCACAGCCGGACGCTGTGCCCGCCCTTGCGCGCCAGCGCCATCGCCAGCGCCGTCCCCCACGCCCCTGCGCCGATGACCGCGATCCTCATGCGGACTCCTGTGTCCTTTTCGCGCCCAGGCGGTTCTCAGTGCCGGCAAGGAGGCGACGGATGTTCTCGTGGTGCTTGAGGATGACTAACAGACCAATGAGGGTGGCAGCGAGGTAACAAAAATATGGATACCGCGAGTACGCATGGTTGCGCGGGGGCAAGTACCAGAATGCGATTGGAAACGCGATAGCGCCCAGCACCGAGCCCAACGAGACGTATCGAGTGGCGGTCACCGCCAGGGCGAACGTTGCCAGCACAATCGCAACGGAAGTAGGCGAAATCATGAGGAAAGAACCCGCGGCCGTTGCGACTCCCTTGCCCCCTCGGAATCGCAGCCAGAGTGGGTACATGTGCCCGACGACAGCAAGTAGAGCGGCCATGGCTTGGGCCGAAGGCCTATTTAGGTTGATGTGCTGGCCAGGCATGGACTGGACGAAATAGCTTGGCGTCAACCAAGCTGCAATCGCTACTGCAAGTGCGCCCTTTCCCGCATCTAGCGCCAGCGTCGCGATCGCCAACCCCTTGTGCCCGGTCCGCCCGACGTTCGTCGCGCCGATGTTGCCGCTGCCCGTCGCGCGAATGTCCTGCTTCAGGAAAATCTTCACCAGGATGTAGCCGAACGGGATCGAGCCCAGCAGGTACGAGACGGCGGCGATGATGGCGTAAGTAAGCATCAGCCTTTCCGATTGTCATTCCGAGCGAAGCGAGGAATCTGCTGTTCAGCGCGAAGCAGATTCCTCGTCGCTTTGCTCCTCGGAATGACAATCTTACGGGTGGCGGGTCCTAGCTCAAAGGGAAGCGTTCTAGTTTGGTATATTGCGCGCCGGTCGGCAGCGTCTTGCTCTGGTAAAGGAAGAACTCTCGGGCGGTCATTGTACCGAACTCGGGTGGCGGCATCGTCTCCACGCGCGCCTTCAGCTCGTACATCTTGGGCTTGTTGCGGTCCTCGCGCGCGCCCTGCGGACGCCCCGACCCGCTCCGCGCCAGCGTCAGGTGCGGCGTGAACGCGCGCTCTTCCTTCGGGATCCCCAGCTTGGCGGTCGCCTGGTCGACGGCGTGCGCCAGCGCGGCCAGTTCGTGTCCCGCCTCGATCCCCACCCAGAAGACCCGCGGCGAGCGCGGCTGGAAGAATCCCGCCGAGCGAAAGAAAAGGTTGAAGGATTGCCCGCCAACCATTGCCAGTTGACGTTTTAGCTCGTCCAGCTTGTCTTCCGGAAACTCGCCGATGAACTTCAGCGTGACGTGCAGCGACTCCGCCGGCACCCACTTCACGTCCGGCACCAGCCGCTTCAGGCCCGCCACGTACTCGGCGAGGCGGCGCCGGATGCCATCGTCGATATCGAGCGCGACGAACAGCCTCATGAGCTCAGCTTGCGGCGCACCATGTCCAGCGCCTGCTGGCTGGCGAACCACCGCACGCGCTCGCGGTCGCCGGGGAAGTTGCGCTGCACCACCTCGGTCTTCTTGCCGTCGGCGAGCGCGTGGTAGACCAGCCCGACCGGCTTCTCTTCCGACCCGCCGCCGGGCCCGGCCACGCCCGTTACGCCGACCCCGAGCTGCGACCCGCAGCGCTTCCGTATCCCCTCGGCCATCGCCTTCGCCACTTCGCTGCTCACCGCGCCGTGCTCCTTGATGAGGGCCGCGGAGACGTCGGCGAACTGCGCCTTCAGGTCGTTCGAGTACACGATGGCGCCGCCGAGAAAATACCGCGAGCTGCCCGCGACCGACGTCAGCCGCTGGGCGATCAGCCCGCCGGTGCACGATTCCGCCGTGGCGATGGTCTGGCCGCGCATGTCGAGGTAGTACCCGACGATCTGCTCCAGCGTCTCGCCCGCCGTCGAGAACAGGTGCGGCTCGAGCGCGTCTTCCAGCTCGTCGGTCAGGCGGTCGACCTTCGCCTGCGCCAGCTCGAGCGTCTTGGCGCGCCCGCGCAGGTGCAGCTGGATCTCGCCCGCGCCCGCCAGGATGGTCGTCTGGATGTCGCGATACTTCTTGTAGACCTTGCTGGCGATCTCGTCGCACACCGACTCGCCCATCATCGCGACCTTCAGCACGCGCGTCGCGATCACCTCGCCGGGGCAGATGGTACGCAGCCGCGGCATGCACTGCTCGTCGAACATCGGCTTGATCTCGCGCGGCGGACCGGGCAGCAGCATGACGGCGAGCTTCCGGCCCGCCCACTCGGTCTCCAGCCACTGCCCGGGGGCGGTGCCGTTGGGATTCGGCAAGACCTGCGCGCCGGTGAGCACGTCGGCCTGCTTCAGGTTCGACTCCGGCATCTTGTAGCGCCGCGCCGCGAACCACTTGTAGAGCTCGCCGACCAGCCCGGAATCGCGCCGCAGCGGGATGCCGAGCGCCTCCGACACGCACTCCCGCGTCAGGTCGTCTTCCGTCGGCCCCAGCCCGCCCATGCAGATGATCACGTCGGCGCGCCCGAACGCGATGCGCGCGACGTTCACCAGGTGCTCGCGGTTGTCGCCCACCACGTCCTTGAACTCCACCTCGATGCCGAGCGTGTTCAGCCGGTCAGTGAGGTAGAGGGAATTGGTGTCGGAGCGGAAGGGCGTGAGCAGCTCGCTGCCGATGGCGATGATCTCGGCGTTCACTTCTTAAAACCTACCACAGAGACACAGAGACACAGAGAAGGGCAATCGGCAATCGAAAATCAGCAATCGCTACTCCAGCAGGCTCTTCCCCTGGATGTTCCAGGACAAGTGGTACACCGCGCTCGTGGTCGCCAGCACTGCCGCCTTGCCCGGCGCGAACGCGAGGCCTACCAGCCCGTGCCCGGAGCACACCAGCGACGCCTCCTGTTGCGGCGTGATGCGCACGATGCCGCGCTTGCCGCCCAGCGAGGCGGCCAGGTACATGTTGCCGTCGACGTCGAACGCCAGCCCCTGCGGCCGCCCCAGCCCGCGGTAGAACGTGGTCACCACGCCGTGCGGGTCGATGGCGTACACGGAATCGAAGCTCGAAGTCGTCGGCCCGGTCACGTAGAGCGTGCCGTTGGGCGCGAACGCCAGGTGGTACGCCGAGATGCTCGGCTCCATGGTCGCGAACACGTAGATCTGCCGGTCACGCGCGATCTTGAAGATCGTGCCCGAGCGGTCGCCGACGTACAGGTTCTCCTCGCGGTCGAACGCGATGCCGGTGGCGATGCCCATGCCTTCGGCATACGACGACATCGTCCCGTTCGGCGCCGCCTTGTACACGGTCCCGTCGTAGCGCGAGCTCACGTACATCTGCCCGGCGCGGTCGAACGCGATGCCGGTGGCGTTCATCAGCTCGGCCAGGAACGGCTTCACGTTGTACGCCGTGTCGATGCGGTAGATGGAGACCGGCGTCTTCTGCCCGCGCGACCCGGAGAAGGTCACGTAGATGTTCCCCTCGGCGTCGAGCGCGGGATTGGCGACCGGGTGCAGGTTCTCCGCCACCGGCACCGCGATGGCGACCTCCGCCGCGTTCGACGAGCTGCCATTCGTCGCCACGGTCAGTTGCCCGCTGGTCGCGGCCTCGGGCACGCGCGCTACCACGAACTCGTCGGAGCTCACGACGATGGGCGCTTCCACCTCGCCGAACAGCACGCGCGGGCGCGCCAGTTCGGGCGGCTTGAGCCCGTGGCCGATCACGCGCACCTCGCCTCCGGGCAGCGCCGCCGCCGGCACCACCGCCTCGATGTGCGGCTTGCCGTTCACGTTCTTCTTGCCCAGCAGGTCGGAGATCCCCATGGCGTCGGCCCTAGCCTACAACAGGTGGAAATAGAGCAGCAGCTGCATCACGACGAAGCCGTAGATCCCCGCGCCCACGTCGTCCATCATCACGCCCGAGCCCTCCGGCAGCTTTTCCAGCCGGCGCAGCGGGAACGGCTTCAGCGTGTCGAAGATGCGAAAAAGTATAAAACCGGCGACCAGCGCCTTCCAGCCGGTGGGCGCCAGCAGCAGCGTGATCATCTGCCCGGCGACTTCGTCGACGACCACGATCTGCGGGTCGTCGCGACCGGTCTCGCGGCACACGATGCTCGCGCACGGGATCCCCGCGATGATCGCCAGGCACGCCACCGCGAGGGCGACCGGGAACTGCGCCGCCGGAGCCAGGTAGTGCGCCGCCACGCCCCACAGCAGGACCGTCGCGGCCGACGCCGTCGTGCCCGGCGCCTTGGGCGTGAAGCCCACCCCGAAGAACGTGGCGAGCAGCCAGGCCTCGATGGTGCGCTCCGGGCGCTCGTCTTCTTCCGGTGGCGGCTCGAGCTCCGGCTCCGGCGGGTTGGGAAGCGGCTCAGTGCCGGCGTCCACTGTCTTCTCCGTCGCCACTCTTGCGGCGCTCCTCGGCCAGCTTCCGCTCAGCGTCCTCGAACTCGTCCGGATCCATGATGGGAGTAGACACCACGTAGCCCCCGCTGGCCCATTTGCCTAGGTCGGTCAGCCGGCAGCGCTCGCTGCAGAAAGGGAACTCCGCGTCCGAACGAAGCACGATGGTGCGGCATATCGGGCAGCGCAGCGAGCGGACTCGTTTCTTCGGCATGGTCTTCGGTGGAGACGCCCTTGTGGGCGTCTCGAGACGGCGACAAGGCCGTCCCTACCAGAGATTCTAGAGCAGCCGCGCGACCAGGTCGTAGTCGTGCGCTTCGGTGATCTCGCAGCGATAGAAGCGACCGGCCTCCGGCTCGCCGTGCGGGCCAAAGTCGTTCACGAAGACCTTGCCGTCGATCTCGGGCGCGTGCATCGCCGTGCGCCCTTCCCACAGCAGCTCCGTCTCTTCCGACGGCCCTTCCAGCAGGATCTCGAACTCGCGCCCGACCAGCCGCTTCTTCTTGCGCTTTGAGATCTGCTTCTGGATGGCCATCAGCTTCTTGCGGCGCCGCTCGATCTCGCGCGGCGCCACTTTCGCGCCCAGCGCGTGCGCCTGCGCGCCTTCCTCGTCGGAGTAGCCGAACACGCCCAGCCAGTCGAACTCCGCCGCGCGCACGAACTCGCACAGCTCCTCGAAGTCGCGCTCCGTCTCCCCCGGGAAGCCCACGATGAAGCTCGTCCGCAGCGTGAGGTTCGGGATGGTCTTCCGCATCTTCGCGATCGACTTCAGGAAGATGTCGCTGCCCGCGCCGCGCTTCATGCCCTTCAGCACGCTCGCCGAGGCGTGCTGCAGCGGCACGTCGATGTACGAGCAGATCGTCTCGTGGCGGGCGATCGTCTCCAGCAGCTTGCCGGTGATCTTGTTGGGATACGCGTACAGGAAGCGCACCCAGCGGAGCTCCTCGATCTGCGCCAGCCGTTCCAGCAGCAACGCCAAGCCGTCCTTCAGGTCGAAGTCTTCGCCGTAGCAGGTGGTGTCTTGCCCGATGAGCGTGAGCTCGCGCACGCCCTGCTTCGCCAGGCGCTCCGCTTCTGCCACTACCGACT comes from Terriglobales bacterium and encodes:
- a CDS encoding phosphatidylglycerophosphatase A: MDAGTEPLPNPPEPELEPPPEEDERPERTIEAWLLATFFGVGFTPKAPGTTASAATVLLWGVAAHYLAPAAQFPVALAVACLAIIAGIPCASIVCRETGRDDPQIVVVDEVAGQMITLLLAPTGWKALVAGFILFRIFDTLKPFPLRRLEKLPEGSGVMMDDVGAGIYGFVVMQLLLYFHLL
- a CDS encoding competence/damage-inducible protein A gives rise to the protein MNAEIIAIGSELLTPFRSDTNSLYLTDRLNTLGIEVEFKDVVGDNREHLVNVARIAFGRADVIICMGGLGPTEDDLTRECVSEALGIPLRRDSGLVGELYKWFAARRYKMPESNLKQADVLTGAQVLPNPNGTAPGQWLETEWAGRKLAVMLLPGPPREIKPMFDEQCMPRLRTICPGEVIATRVLKVAMMGESVCDEIASKVYKKYRDIQTTILAGAGEIQLHLRGRAKTLELAQAKVDRLTDELEDALEPHLFSTAGETLEQIVGYYLDMRGQTIATAESCTGGLIAQRLTSVAGSSRYFLGGAIVYSNDLKAQFADVSAALIKEHGAVSSEVAKAMAEGIRKRCGSQLGVGVTGVAGPGGGSEEKPVGLVYHALADGKKTEVVQRNFPGDRERVRWFASQQALDMVRRKLSS
- the plsY gene encoding glycerol-3-phosphate 1-O-acyltransferase PlsY — translated: MLTYAIIAAVSYLLGSIPFGYILVKIFLKQDIRATGSGNIGATNVGRTGHKGLAIATLALDAGKGALAVAIAAWLTPSYFVQSMPGQHINLNRPSAQAMAALLAVVGHMYPLWLRFRGGKGVATAAGSFLMISPTSVAIVLATFALAVTATRYVSLGSVLGAIAFPIAFWYLPPRNHAYSRYPYFCYLAATLIGLLVILKHHENIRRLLAGTENRLGAKRTQESA
- the rimO gene encoding 30S ribosomal protein S12 methylthiotransferase RimO, producing MPVKDLTVEPPNQAKPTKVGFVSLGCPKNLVDSEVMMGMLAHGGAEITARAEDADVIVVNTCSFIDAAKQESVNAILEMARHKTVGRAQRLVVAGCMVERYRNEIRKEIPEVDAVVGTGELEAILGAAGIARPGASAPPAGPFNILNSRAEGAAREEAGRFSRETWDGAIADLPNYLYDENTPRMLATPKSSAYIKIAEGCDHPCAFCIIPQLRGKFRSRRFESVVAEAERLAKQGVRELTLIGQDTTCYGEDFDLKDGLALLLERLAQIEELRWVRFLYAYPNKITGKLLETIARHETICSYIDVPLQHASASVLKGMKRGAGSDIFLKSIAKMRKTIPNLTLRTSFIVGFPGETERDFEELCEFVRAAEFDWLGVFGYSDEEGAQAHALGAKVAPREIERRRKKLMAIQKQISKRKKKRLVGREFEILLEGPSEETELLWEGRTAMHAPEIDGKVFVNDFGPHGEPEAGRFYRCEITEAHDYDLVARLL
- a CDS encoding NAD(P)H-dependent glycerol-3-phosphate dehydrogenase, whose amino-acid sequence is MRIAVIGAGAWGTALAMALARKGGHSVRLWAYEKEVVDGINQKHENTVFLPGPKLPASVQATSSLEEALTQAEIVVSVMPSHHTRRVFEQMAKFCWPQMCFVSATKGVENDSLLRMTEVISDVLQAKGARFTPRIAALSGPSFAKEVAKGDPTAISVASRDKELAALVQREFSDPVFRVYTNDDMVGVELGGALKNVIAIAAGVCDGLGLGHNTIAALITRGLAEITRLAVACGAKPATMAGLAGMGDLVLTCTGGLSRNRTVGVELGKGRKLDDIIAGMHGMVAEGVLTTN
- the thpR gene encoding RNA 2',3'-cyclic phosphodiesterase; amino-acid sequence: MRLFVALDIDDGIRRRLAEYVAGLKRLVPDVKWVPAESLHVTLKFIGEFPEDKLDELKRQLAMVGGQSFNLFFRSAGFFQPRSPRVFWVGIEAGHELAALAHAVDQATAKLGIPKEERAFTPHLTLARSGSGRPQGAREDRNKPKMYELKARVETMPPPEFGTMTAREFFLYQSKTLPTGAQYTKLERFPLS
- the yacG gene encoding DNA gyrase inhibitor YacG translates to MPKKRVRSLRCPICRTIVLRSDAEFPFCSERCRLTDLGKWASGGYVVSTPIMDPDEFEDAERKLAEERRKSGDGEDSGRRH